In Sphingobacterium zeae, one genomic interval encodes:
- a CDS encoding SEL1-like repeat protein, with amino-acid sequence MKLSEEYSIKVAALQSAEHQFTVDLSKRIAPDIWLDVLIYFEHNLEQSSAAALYDALFEKGTDFAANVYLNDEDYTFFIDKIRAVLERYAAINPQAWVELGLQHVLCRRHAVEKEKASFYLNRGIDAEVKWARPLYLYYNYLSVLADIDRDTAKAELESLALRGDLYAIAYISHIDVWTEKFEEVFDRIQVLRHAQEKKLLRHYYEALQFYYARKDNKAKRLEILEEGIALTDSRYCRFVLNDIKRADANSSVELERLIPEYHELFEYGMMDAAVQIALIKLQGLSNDNQVKEDFKQPLWYLQKAYDYNNIYAGYRLACLYLYNDTLQDIERGLSLLQLLDQRDDYVEAQVELAEILLEGRFLPRDEKSAFQKFSALAKKNIAYAKLRLGNVIESGYDGIDPDYKVAFAYYQDAAKDKLPQALYQVGRYLKYGIHGEEPDLAAAIPYFEEAATSNNVTALTEMGLASELKAEPDYKLAFDYFSRAADLGYPYAYYLKGIYLENDYHQTGAPQPTAAFATFEAGASMQDLNSIYELARCYRGGIGTEINLDRMIDLYQKAAERNHVQALTDLALCYEYGYGLSKDAFKAQEYIKKAADLGFPYAIYVLGRYYLTGLVKQDVLLGLQLLEEAAQKNVGEALLLLGDYFFFDYDQREEYDKGFDYYTRAEKLGYLTDGLGMCYEFGIGIEAQPAKAFEYYKQAAERGNQEAIYRLGRCLYFGIGVEIDKTAAYSQFIEVAQQGNVYACYFVGLQLLDGEGVPTDLHDGIEWLMKAADADHADAQFKLANCYLMGDGVEENEALALEWFERAADNGHEEAIRLTKKTRK; translated from the coding sequence ATGAAGTTAAGTGAAGAATATTCTATTAAAGTTGCCGCATTGCAATCGGCTGAACATCAATTTACAGTTGACCTTTCGAAACGAATTGCGCCCGATATATGGCTTGATGTCCTGATTTATTTCGAGCACAACTTGGAGCAGTCCAGTGCGGCTGCACTTTATGATGCATTATTTGAAAAAGGAACTGATTTTGCTGCAAATGTCTATTTGAACGATGAGGACTATACTTTTTTTATCGATAAAATCAGGGCAGTATTGGAACGCTATGCTGCTATAAATCCGCAAGCGTGGGTCGAGTTGGGGCTACAACATGTTTTATGTCGCCGGCATGCTGTAGAAAAGGAAAAAGCGTCATTTTATTTAAATAGAGGTATAGACGCTGAGGTTAAATGGGCGAGACCTCTTTATCTATATTATAATTATTTAAGTGTATTGGCTGATATCGACCGGGACACCGCCAAAGCTGAGCTCGAATCGCTTGCTTTGAGAGGCGATCTATATGCAATCGCATATATTTCCCATATCGATGTGTGGACCGAAAAATTTGAAGAAGTTTTTGATCGAATTCAGGTGCTGAGACACGCTCAGGAGAAAAAACTATTACGCCATTATTATGAAGCGTTACAATTTTACTACGCTCGTAAAGACAATAAAGCCAAACGCCTGGAGATCCTGGAAGAGGGTATCGCCTTGACCGATTCCCGATACTGCAGGTTTGTTCTGAATGATATAAAACGCGCAGATGCAAATTCTTCCGTTGAACTGGAACGTCTTATACCAGAATATCACGAATTATTTGAATATGGAATGATGGACGCTGCAGTGCAGATAGCGCTCATCAAACTTCAGGGATTGAGTAACGATAATCAGGTAAAGGAGGATTTCAAGCAGCCACTATGGTATTTGCAGAAAGCATACGACTACAATAATATTTATGCAGGTTATCGTCTTGCCTGTCTTTACCTCTATAATGACACACTTCAGGATATCGAAAGGGGCCTGTCTTTATTGCAGCTACTCGACCAGCGAGATGATTATGTCGAAGCGCAGGTTGAACTTGCGGAAATACTGTTAGAAGGAAGATTCCTGCCGAGAGATGAAAAATCTGCCTTCCAGAAATTTAGTGCACTGGCAAAAAAAAATATTGCCTATGCAAAGTTGCGTCTGGGCAATGTGATAGAATCTGGCTATGATGGAATAGATCCCGATTACAAGGTAGCTTTTGCCTATTATCAAGATGCCGCAAAAGATAAACTCCCGCAGGCTTTATATCAGGTCGGCAGGTACCTGAAATATGGCATTCATGGCGAAGAACCTGATTTGGCTGCTGCAATTCCTTACTTCGAAGAAGCGGCCACTTCTAATAATGTTACTGCACTAACGGAAATGGGATTAGCGTCCGAATTGAAGGCCGAACCAGACTACAAATTGGCTTTTGATTATTTTTCACGTGCAGCTGATCTGGGTTACCCATATGCTTATTATCTGAAGGGAATTTATTTAGAAAATGACTATCACCAGACAGGCGCTCCTCAGCCAACCGCTGCTTTTGCCACCTTTGAAGCAGGTGCTAGCATGCAAGATTTAAATAGTATATATGAACTAGCTCGATGTTACCGCGGTGGCATAGGTACGGAAATAAATCTAGATCGGATGATCGATTTATACCAAAAGGCTGCCGAGCGAAACCATGTGCAGGCATTGACTGATCTTGCCCTTTGTTATGAATATGGTTATGGACTAAGCAAAGATGCTTTTAAAGCACAAGAATATATTAAAAAGGCGGCTGATTTAGGTTTTCCGTATGCAATCTACGTCTTGGGAAGATACTATTTGACCGGCCTTGTGAAACAGGATGTGCTCCTTGGTCTTCAATTGCTGGAAGAGGCTGCACAAAAAAATGTAGGTGAAGCATTGTTGCTGCTAGGCGACTATTTTTTCTTCGACTATGATCAGCGTGAAGAATATGATAAAGGCTTTGATTACTATACGCGTGCTGAGAAGCTTGGATATTTGACAGATGGACTGGGTATGTGTTATGAGTTTGGGATCGGAATAGAAGCACAGCCAGCAAAAGCATTTGAGTATTATAAACAGGCCGCAGAACGAGGAAATCAGGAAGCGATCTATCGACTGGGTCGCTGTTTGTATTTCGGAATAGGTGTCGAGATCGATAAAACAGCTGCTTATAGCCAATTTATTGAAGTGGCGCAACAAGGAAATGTTTATGCCTGTTATTTTGTTGGCTTACAACTGCTGGACGGAGAAGGTGTACCGACAGACCTTCATGACGGTATTGAATGGCTGATGAAAGCTGCCGATGCTGACCATGCTGATGCACAATTTAAATTGGCCAACTGCTACCTTATGGGAGATGGCGTGGAAGAAAATGAAGCGCTTGCCTTGGAGTGGTTTGAACGGGCGGCAGATAATGGACATGAAGAAGCTATTCGATTGACAAAGAAAACGAGAAAGTAA
- a CDS encoding TonB-dependent receptor: protein MNRYIIFSLIAAQQLFFPCYGQEKSIELEEVKVGGRRYHRAAEGALSIQLLTADSIQKYQAGSLMQTLSRLPGISAIGIGANQSKPQIRGLGFNRVATVENGIKHEGQQWGLDHGLEIDQFSVGSAEVLKGASSFLYGSDAIGGVIRLSPPAELQETGFKGQFNLLTKSNNATFGGSLQTQGRKGNWVFGGGFTHLEYGDYRVPTDTVYVYNYAVRLKDRHVRNTAGRETHFQLRGGYLSDRFSSIFYLSNYHTKFGFFANAHGLEPRGVDTVLYDKSSRDIGFPSQTVDHLKLINRNFIDLDKHKLWIDLGYQKNYRQEYNNYTAHGYMPPVYPKDMTIPINLERLYEKQVYSITVKDQFDLATHRLTIGANGEYQDNRIDGWSFLIPSFRQKAMGLFVYDQYKLADETMLYGALRYDYSYIQTSPYQDWFESELEDNQSGRIVRASALSRRFNSLVWSIGAAHQFGDLETKINVGKSFRAPIAQELGANGVNYHYFSYERGNQSLSPEQSYQLDLSLTWSPRKVFVAFTPFFNYFSNYIYLNPTSSYDQYYGAGNQIFEYMESRVRRYGAELKLSYQPLKQWKVELLGEYVRSEQLSGAKKGYTLPFSPAPSALMDISWTAKNSKHFKETYLSVDCKWTAAQYHVVPPEESTAAYQVFNFRAGTQLRFSGSVLQLRLQVQNLFDKKYMDHTSFYRLISLPEQGRNFILSIGVPFGKQSRS from the coding sequence ATGAATAGGTATATCATTTTTTCACTTATCGCAGCACAACAGCTATTTTTCCCATGTTATGGACAGGAGAAGAGTATCGAGCTTGAAGAAGTAAAAGTTGGAGGGCGACGTTATCACCGGGCAGCAGAAGGAGCATTATCGATCCAGCTATTGACTGCCGACTCTATACAAAAATACCAGGCGGGAAGTTTAATGCAGACATTAAGCAGACTTCCCGGCATCAGTGCCATAGGCATAGGGGCCAATCAGTCTAAACCGCAGATTAGAGGGCTCGGATTTAATCGTGTGGCCACGGTAGAAAATGGCATTAAACATGAAGGCCAACAATGGGGACTGGATCATGGATTGGAAATCGATCAATTCAGTGTAGGGAGTGCCGAGGTACTAAAGGGGGCCAGCTCATTTTTGTATGGCTCAGATGCCATTGGTGGTGTCATTCGGCTATCACCGCCAGCGGAACTACAGGAGACAGGTTTTAAGGGGCAGTTTAACCTATTGACAAAGTCAAACAACGCGACTTTTGGCGGATCGCTACAAACACAGGGCCGAAAAGGGAATTGGGTATTTGGAGGCGGATTCACGCATCTGGAATATGGCGATTACCGTGTCCCCACAGATACAGTCTATGTTTACAATTATGCGGTACGTCTGAAAGATCGGCATGTTCGTAACACTGCGGGACGAGAGACACATTTTCAACTACGCGGCGGATATCTATCAGATCGTTTTTCTTCGATTTTCTACCTGAGTAATTATCATACAAAGTTTGGCTTCTTTGCCAATGCGCACGGCTTGGAACCAAGGGGCGTAGATACAGTACTTTATGACAAATCCAGTCGTGACATTGGTTTCCCAAGCCAGACGGTCGATCACCTGAAACTTATTAACCGCAACTTTATCGATCTGGATAAGCATAAGCTTTGGATAGACCTGGGCTATCAGAAAAATTACCGGCAAGAATATAACAATTACACCGCGCATGGTTATATGCCACCTGTTTATCCAAAAGATATGACTATTCCCATCAATTTGGAAAGGTTATATGAGAAACAGGTCTATAGTATCACTGTAAAAGACCAATTTGATTTGGCCACACATCGACTTACCATTGGCGCAAATGGAGAGTATCAGGATAACCGTATTGATGGTTGGAGCTTCCTTATCCCCAGTTTTCGCCAAAAGGCAATGGGCCTATTCGTCTATGATCAATACAAACTCGCGGACGAAACCATGCTATATGGGGCATTGCGTTACGATTACAGCTATATTCAGACATCACCTTATCAGGATTGGTTCGAATCAGAGCTGGAAGATAATCAGTCGGGCAGAATAGTTCGGGCTTCGGCGCTCAGTCGTCGTTTCAATAGCCTGGTTTGGTCTATAGGAGCGGCACATCAATTCGGAGATCTAGAAACAAAAATTAATGTAGGAAAAAGTTTCAGGGCCCCCATTGCACAGGAGCTTGGCGCCAATGGTGTCAACTATCACTACTTCAGTTATGAAAGAGGCAATCAATCATTGTCTCCCGAACAGTCCTATCAACTGGATTTATCCTTGACCTGGAGTCCCAGAAAAGTCTTTGTCGCCTTTACGCCATTCTTTAATTACTTTTCCAATTATATCTATCTTAATCCCACGTCAAGCTACGATCAATATTATGGTGCCGGCAATCAAATCTTTGAATATATGGAAAGCCGTGTTCGCCGTTATGGAGCAGAATTGAAACTCAGCTACCAGCCTCTGAAACAATGGAAAGTAGAATTATTGGGTGAATATGTTCGATCGGAACAACTATCGGGTGCAAAGAAAGGATATACACTTCCTTTCTCTCCGGCACCTTCAGCGTTGATGGACATCAGCTGGACAGCAAAAAATAGCAAACATTTTAAAGAGACCTACCTTTCCGTCGATTGCAAATGGACAGCAGCGCAGTATCACGTTGTTCCACCAGAAGAGTCCACAGCAGCTTATCAGGTCTTCAACTTCCGGGCAGGAACACAACTTCGGTTTTCGGGATCTGTCCTTCAATTACGCTTACAGGTTCAAAATCTCTTTGACAAGAAATATATGGATCATACCAGCTTTTATCGGCTGATCTCTTTGCCTGAACAGGGAAGGAATTTTATCCTATCCATTGGAGTTCCCTTTGGAAAACAGTCCCGATCATAA
- a CDS encoding DUF4625 domain-containing protein: MKTVQKYTLIAVLLTMAVACKKDKESIDTEKPTIAIDSETAFPKQCSTIKRGTSFTFRSKLSDNVALGSYSIDVHHNFDHHSHSTEIGECTVEAIKTPIKPFTLVKTVNILGQPQQYDAELKIDVPADIDPGNYHFMIQVTDLAGWSSQKGISIRILE, translated from the coding sequence ATGAAAACAGTCCAAAAATATACACTTATCGCGGTGTTACTTACGATGGCCGTTGCCTGTAAAAAAGATAAGGAAAGCATTGATACCGAAAAACCGACCATCGCCATCGATTCGGAAACGGCTTTCCCAAAACAATGCAGCACAATTAAACGCGGTACAAGCTTTACTTTCCGCAGTAAGCTATCTGATAACGTCGCGCTCGGGAGCTATAGCATTGACGTACACCATAATTTTGACCATCATTCGCATAGCACTGAAATCGGCGAATGTACGGTTGAGGCGATCAAAACGCCCATCAAGCCCTTCACTTTGGTCAAGACAGTTAATATTCTGGGGCAGCCACAGCAATATGATGCCGAATTAAAAATCGATGTGCCAGCAGATATCGATCCGGGTAATTATCATTTTATGATTCAGGTGACTGACTTGGCGGGATGGAGCAGTCAGAAGGGAATCAGCATCCGTATACTCGAGTAA
- a CDS encoding DUF4625 domain-containing protein, translating to MKTRNIRFFFLLSTILLGFLSSCKNDNDEIPALAKPQIGTLEIGSGNNKTVQAGSDLHLEGDILAEALIAKIEIEVHQEGGGQYKFTKAYTDGKYIGVKNATFHEHIDVPGDAPAGAYHFHFIVTDKAGNATTAESALTITAADVKPSFKLIFTEVAGTPHGNHFHDLADKSNAEPMTINFNEKGQALSGGHAHLHPAKIYKIEFKQYNTSAQEIQNQYILNKSTADYYKAFLVGGSFILNPNTTGENGAIFQTRETKYADGTTISDATETTGIITYFTAGNVNAGEKQVLFVLRKLKDSSTKATITRTDWNLSNYETKFAGQDLVKLSFELHAEED from the coding sequence ATGAAAACTAGAAACATTCGCTTCTTCTTCCTGTTAAGTACAATTCTTTTAGGCTTCCTATCGTCCTGTAAGAATGACAACGATGAAATCCCAGCACTTGCAAAACCCCAGATAGGCACACTTGAAATCGGCAGTGGCAATAACAAAACTGTCCAAGCGGGATCAGATCTTCATCTTGAAGGTGATATTCTTGCCGAAGCACTGATTGCTAAAATCGAAATTGAGGTTCATCAAGAAGGTGGCGGTCAGTATAAGTTTACAAAAGCCTATACGGATGGAAAATACATTGGTGTAAAAAATGCGACATTTCATGAACACATCGATGTTCCGGGGGATGCACCCGCAGGAGCCTATCATTTTCATTTTATAGTAACCGACAAAGCCGGAAATGCGACTACAGCAGAATCAGCATTAACGATTACGGCCGCCGATGTAAAACCGAGTTTTAAACTTATCTTCACAGAAGTAGCAGGAACACCCCATGGAAACCATTTTCACGATCTAGCTGACAAGAGCAATGCAGAACCCATGACCATCAACTTCAACGAAAAAGGTCAAGCTCTATCTGGTGGTCACGCGCACCTACATCCCGCCAAAATCTATAAAATTGAATTTAAACAATACAATACATCAGCACAGGAGATTCAAAATCAGTATATCCTCAATAAGTCTACTGCAGATTACTATAAAGCATTTCTTGTAGGCGGATCATTTATTTTAAATCCTAACACCACTGGTGAAAATGGCGCCATATTTCAAACACGCGAAACTAAATATGCCGATGGAACAACGATTAGTGATGCTACAGAAACGACCGGAATTATCACCTACTTTACCGCAGGCAATGTCAATGCAGGGGAAAAGCAGGTGCTCTTTGTATTAAGGAAATTAAAAGATTCCTCCACTAAAGCAACCATTACCCGTACCGACTGGAACTTGTCAAATTATGAAACCAAGTTTGCAGGTCAAGACCTCGTTAAGCTGTCTTTCGAACTGCATGCAGAGGAAGATTAG
- a CDS encoding beta-L-arabinofuranosidase domain-containing protein: MKRYKLHVAILLTIFIKTIDVAVAQGGDQILDGIGETGMVARYVFDGDLKDWSRNGLHGKFQGEKALFVADKQFNKVLSLAGGKDDFVVLPSNVLSDLESISITGWLYLRAAQPEQYLFDFGQDLARHFAVTPTGTALKAGYLGVISQKKAEVKSAASPAVPLKKWVHLAIVVDITTGALQTYLDGRLVGEVKNIPQELSAVFGQQVSKRKLQIGKPLFGGNSSLNALLHDFRVYRVPLSRTQIATIYGNALKGVHEDTSTKGKPEDDLPRFPMNKAELYNAYLTGVADVSVETEVGELPRLPNYVVGTYKDGMVGPKVRVLWPSPTDNSTVLQQTAYTIIGRIPGTDLKPKAIVSVKGKIKSNIPHLKLEPFHLDQVTLNVDEEHHHTKFIENRDKFMDTLARSNPNSFLYMFRHAFGQKQPKGAKPLDVWDSQDIKLRGHATGHYLTAIAQAYASTGYDKALQAKFLGKMDTMINELYALSKLSGVPKQSGQAYVADPAAVPVGPGKTAYDSDFSDEGIRTDYWNWGLGFISAYPPDQFIMLEHGAKYGGQKNQVWAPYYTLHKILAGLMDVYEVSGNKKALEIAQGMGNWVYTRLNNIPTETLINMWNTYIAGEFGGMNEVMARLYRITGEQNYLKTARLFDNIDLFYGNAAHTHGLAKNVDTFRGLHANQHIPQIVGSMELYRVTNDPQYYKVADNFWYKVASDYMYSIGGVAGARNPANAECFISQPATLYENGFSAGGQNETCATYNMLKLTSDLFMFDQRAELMDYYERGLYNHILASVAENSPANTYHVPLRPGSIKQFGNADMQGFTCCNGTAIESSTKLQNTIYLKSKDDQSLYVNLYIPSTLQWKERGIKIEQQTNFPKADHTSLTIRGNGKFDLHVRVPSWATKGFFVTINGVDQKIVADPGTYLSIQRNWKDGDVVTLKMPFDFHLDPVMDQPNIASLFYGPVLLAAQERTARKDWRKVTFDAKDIGKSIKGNPETLEFYIDDVLYKPFYDTYGRHSVYLDVSLK, from the coding sequence ATGAAAAGATATAAATTACATGTGGCAATACTTCTTACGATTTTTATCAAAACGATAGATGTCGCGGTAGCGCAAGGTGGAGATCAGATATTGGATGGAATTGGTGAGACAGGAATGGTGGCCCGTTATGTCTTTGATGGGGATCTAAAAGATTGGTCAAGGAATGGTCTGCATGGTAAATTTCAAGGCGAGAAGGCACTATTTGTCGCTGATAAGCAATTTAACAAGGTATTGTCTCTAGCCGGAGGAAAGGATGATTTTGTTGTATTACCGTCGAACGTACTCTCGGATTTGGAGTCTATTAGTATAACAGGCTGGTTGTACTTGAGGGCAGCGCAGCCTGAACAATATCTTTTTGACTTCGGACAAGATCTTGCGAGGCATTTTGCGGTAACACCAACAGGAACAGCGCTAAAAGCTGGATATTTAGGTGTTATCTCTCAAAAGAAGGCTGAAGTAAAAAGTGCAGCCTCTCCTGCGGTTCCTTTGAAAAAATGGGTGCATTTGGCCATTGTGGTCGATATTACTACAGGGGCTTTACAAACGTATTTGGACGGAAGGCTCGTTGGAGAAGTCAAAAATATTCCACAGGAACTGAGCGCAGTCTTTGGACAGCAGGTAAGCAAAAGAAAATTACAGATTGGAAAACCCTTATTTGGCGGCAATTCGAGTCTAAATGCTCTGCTGCACGATTTCAGGGTCTATCGGGTGCCCCTTAGTCGAACTCAGATTGCCACGATATATGGCAATGCATTGAAAGGCGTACACGAAGACACTAGCACCAAAGGCAAGCCCGAGGATGATTTACCTAGATTTCCGATGAATAAAGCAGAGCTGTATAATGCCTATTTAACTGGAGTCGCAGATGTCAGCGTGGAAACGGAGGTTGGGGAATTGCCGCGATTGCCTAATTATGTCGTTGGTACTTATAAAGATGGTATGGTAGGGCCGAAAGTACGGGTGCTATGGCCTTCTCCAACCGATAATAGCACAGTTTTGCAGCAGACAGCCTACACGATAATTGGACGCATTCCGGGAACGGATCTTAAACCAAAAGCAATTGTTAGTGTCAAGGGAAAGATAAAGTCTAACATCCCTCACTTAAAATTGGAACCCTTTCATTTGGATCAGGTGACTCTCAATGTAGACGAAGAGCATCATCACACAAAGTTTATTGAAAACCGTGATAAGTTTATGGATACATTGGCTAGATCAAACCCCAATTCTTTCCTTTATATGTTTCGTCATGCTTTTGGACAAAAGCAACCAAAGGGTGCAAAGCCTCTGGATGTATGGGATAGCCAGGATATCAAATTACGGGGTCATGCAACGGGACATTACCTAACAGCAATTGCGCAAGCTTATGCCAGTACAGGGTATGACAAAGCCCTTCAAGCAAAATTTTTAGGTAAAATGGATACGATGATCAATGAGCTTTACGCTTTGTCAAAATTGTCGGGAGTGCCGAAGCAATCGGGGCAAGCATATGTCGCTGATCCGGCGGCAGTGCCTGTTGGTCCTGGTAAAACAGCTTATGACTCTGATTTTAGTGATGAAGGAATTCGTACAGATTACTGGAACTGGGGGCTTGGATTTATCAGTGCCTATCCTCCCGACCAGTTTATAATGCTTGAACATGGGGCAAAATATGGCGGTCAGAAGAACCAGGTTTGGGCACCTTATTACACCCTGCATAAGATCCTCGCCGGTCTGATGGATGTTTATGAAGTAAGCGGAAATAAAAAAGCATTAGAAATTGCACAAGGCATGGGCAATTGGGTGTATACCCGTTTAAACAATATACCAACCGAAACATTAATCAACATGTGGAATACCTATATTGCAGGTGAGTTTGGCGGGATGAACGAAGTGATGGCAAGGTTGTATCGTATTACGGGTGAACAGAATTATTTAAAAACCGCCCGTCTATTTGATAACATTGATCTGTTTTACGGTAATGCAGCACATACACATGGACTGGCAAAAAATGTGGATACTTTTAGAGGATTGCACGCCAATCAGCATATCCCACAAATTGTAGGGAGTATGGAGCTATACCGTGTAACAAATGATCCGCAATACTATAAGGTAGCCGACAATTTTTGGTATAAAGTCGCCAGCGATTATATGTATAGCATTGGTGGTGTGGCGGGGGCTAGGAATCCGGCCAATGCCGAGTGTTTTATCAGTCAGCCGGCAACATTATATGAGAATGGATTTTCTGCGGGGGGACAAAATGAAACCTGTGCAACCTATAATATGCTGAAATTAACGAGTGATTTGTTTATGTTCGATCAGCGTGCAGAGCTGATGGATTACTATGAACGTGGATTATATAATCACATATTAGCTTCGGTTGCGGAGAATAGTCCCGCAAATACCTATCATGTTCCTTTGCGTCCTGGCTCAATCAAACAATTTGGAAATGCAGATATGCAGGGGTTCACCTGTTGTAATGGGACGGCTATAGAGAGCAGTACCAAATTGCAGAATACGATTTATTTGAAAAGTAAAGATGATCAATCATTGTATGTTAATTTGTATATCCCTTCTACCTTGCAATGGAAGGAGCGGGGGATCAAGATAGAACAACAGACAAATTTTCCAAAAGCAGATCATACATCGTTGACCATACGGGGTAATGGCAAATTCGATCTTCATGTTCGAGTACCAAGTTGGGCGACAAAGGGATTTTTCGTTACTATAAATGGGGTTGACCAAAAAATTGTCGCCGATCCTGGAACTTATCTTAGCATACAGCGCAACTGGAAAGATGGTGATGTGGTCACCTTAAAAATGCCCTTCGATTTCCATCTCGATCCGGTTATGGATCAGCCGAACATCGCAAGCCTATTTTATGGCCCCGTTCTTTTGGCCGCTCAGGAACGTACTGCAAGAAAAGATTGGCGTAAAGTAACTTTCGACGCAAAGGATATTGGTAAATCTATAAAAGGAAACCCAGAAACATTGGAATTTTATATAGACGATGTGCTTTATAAACCGTTTTACGATACCTATGGGCGTCATTCGGTTTACTTGGATGTGAGTCTAAAGTAA
- a CDS encoding helix-turn-helix domain-containing protein, with protein MEKRNLKIWVPVIGLDGFRKEQTAGREELLFNELHGERLIETPHKHDFFIINLFHKASGVHTIDSIDYRIKDHQVHILFPGQMHKWHIYADTVAYQLMIERPLFEHFAPFFRFSFTNYQNHPVIDLTADSFAQLLYEFESVKQELKRENSLIPLISARAGVIAAIVSREAESAFTEFKVYQSVPRLAKFNMLIDEFFREQKMVAFYAEKLNISANYLNILCKKHLKISATQLIHQRINIEAKRLLQSSERSIKEIAFELGFADQAYFSNFFKLQIGTSPSDFRDNLQAGETSSLLRGK; from the coding sequence ATGGAAAAGCGAAATTTAAAAATTTGGGTGCCAGTTATCGGTCTGGATGGTTTCCGAAAAGAACAGACAGCGGGACGAGAAGAGCTCCTATTTAACGAACTCCATGGCGAACGGCTTATCGAAACACCGCATAAGCATGATTTTTTCATCATTAATCTTTTTCATAAAGCTTCTGGCGTACATACCATCGATTCTATCGACTATAGGATAAAAGATCATCAGGTACATATTCTCTTTCCAGGCCAAATGCACAAATGGCATATCTATGCCGATACTGTAGCTTACCAACTCATGATTGAGCGCCCTCTCTTTGAACATTTTGCACCTTTTTTTCGCTTTTCTTTTACCAATTATCAAAACCATCCTGTCATTGATCTCACTGCAGATTCCTTTGCACAATTACTTTATGAATTTGAATCCGTCAAACAAGAATTGAAAAGAGAAAACTCACTTATTCCTTTAATTAGTGCCCGAGCGGGCGTCATTGCGGCGATTGTAAGTCGAGAGGCAGAGTCTGCGTTCACCGAATTCAAGGTTTATCAATCTGTTCCGCGACTTGCTAAGTTTAACATGCTGATTGACGAATTCTTCAGGGAACAGAAAATGGTCGCATTTTATGCCGAAAAACTTAATATTTCAGCTAATTATCTGAATATCCTATGTAAAAAGCATTTGAAAATATCAGCTACACAACTTATCCACCAACGAATAAACATTGAAGCGAAAAGGCTTTTACAAAGCTCCGAACGGTCCATCAAAGAAATTGCCTTTGAGTTGGGATTCGCAGATCAGGCTTATTTTTCGAATTTCTTTAAACTGCAGATAGGTACCAGTCCCAGTGACTTTAGAGACAATCTTCAAGCGGGGGAGACATCAAGTTTGTTAAGAGGAAAATGA